The genomic DNA TTGACGAAAATCGGCCTCGCCCTGCGAGGCCGATTTTTTTCATATTTGGTCTTTGGCGCTACTTTTGTCCGACCTCTTAACCTTCGTTAACCATATCGAAACCATCCCCTAGGCAATAATTGCCCAGTCGGCCTTTCCGGTGAAAGCGGCCGAATCTGTTGGGGCGGTTGCTTGCAAGGTCTTGCGGACTTTTTGAAGAGTATCGGAGCCGCCCGGTTCGCGGCGATGATCGCGGTCACCGCCGCGCTCATCGGCTTTTTCGCGTTCGTCATCATGCGCGTCACCACGCCGCAGATGACCACGCTGTTCACCGACCTCAGCGTCGAGGATTCCTCCGGCATCATCAAGGACCTGGAGCGCCAGGGCATCCAGTACGAGATCCGCAACGAGGGCTCCATCATCATGGTGCCCAAGGACAAGGTCGCGCGGCTGCGGATGAAGCTCGCCGAGGGCGGCCTGCCCAAGGGCGGCGGCGTCGGCTACGAGGTGTTCGACAAGTCGGACGCGCTCGGCACCACCTCTTTCGTTCAGAACATCAATCACTTGCGTGCGCTGGAAGGTGAGCTCGCCCGCACCATCCGCGCCATCGACCGCATCCAGGCCGCCCGCGTCCATCTGGTGCTGCCCGAGCGTCCGCTGTTCGCCCGCGAAGCGCCGGAGCCGTCGGCCTCGATCGTGGTGCGGGTCCGCGGCTCGCTGGAAGCCCAGCAGATCCGCGCCATCCGCCACCTCGTCGCCTCCGCCGTCAACGGCCTCAAGCCGCAGCGGGTCTCGATCGTCGACGAGGCCGGCCAGCTGCTGGCCGACGGCGCGGCAGCCGATCCGGAGCAGGCGGTCGGCGACGAGCGCCGCATCTCCTTCGAGAAGCGGATGCGCAAGCAGGTCGAGGAGATCGTCTCCTCCGTGGTCGGCTCGGGCCGCGCCCGCGTGCAGCTCTCCGCCGATTTCGACTTCAACAAGGTCACCCAGACCTCGGACAAGTACGATCCCGAGGGCCGCGTGCTGCGCTCGAGCCAGACCCGCGAAGAGCAGAGCATGACCGCCGACAACAACGGCCAGGTCACAGTCAACAACGAGCTCCCCGGCAACCAGCAGAACAACGGCGTCGCGGCCAAGGACCAGAGCAAGAAGACCGAAGAGACCAACAATTACGAGATCTCCCGCACCACCAAGACCGAGGTGACCGAGGCCGGCCGGGTCAACCGCATCTCGGTCGCGGTGCTGGTCGACGGCATCTATTCCAAGAACGACAAGGGCGAGCTGGCCTATCAGGACCGCACCAAGGAGCAGCTCGACCGCATCGCCGCGCTGGTGCGCTCGGCCATCGGCTTCGACCAGAAGCGCGGCGACCAGGTCGAGGTCGTCAATCTGCGCTTTGCCGACGCACCCTCCACCGCTCCGATCGGCGAGCCCGGTGGCCTGCTCGGCATGCTGCAGTTCACCAAGGACGACGTCATGTACTTCGTCGAGCTCGGCGTGATGATGCTGCTCGGCCTGATCGTGCTGTTCCTGGTGATCCGCCCGCTGGTCAAGCGCATCCTCGCCTCCGACGAAATGGCCGCCGCCATCTCCGGCGTCCTCGCCGGCCCCGCCGCCTCGGAAGAGGCCGCGCCCGCCTCGGGCCAGGCGCTCCTGCCGAGCGGCGCCGCCAGCGCGATCGACGTCGCCACCATCCAGGGCCAGGTCCACGCCCAGTCCGTTCATCGCGTCGGCGAGCTCGCCGAACGCAACCCCAACGAAACCGTCGCCATCGTCCGCCAATGGCTGAGCGAATCCGCAAAGTAATACGAGAAGTGAACTGACATGGCCGCCGCATTGCAAAACGCCAACAGCAACGACATCACCAGCGTGATCTCCACGCTCGGTCAGCGTGCCAACACAAGGGCAAAGGACGGCAAGCCGGCCGAACAATTGTCCGGACCGAAGCGCGCCGCGATCCTGATGCTTGCGCTCGGCGAGCAATATGGCGGCAAGATCTGGGGCCTGCTCGACGACGACGAAGTGCGCCAGCTCTCGCTGGAAATGTCGACGCTCGGCACCGTCGAGGTCGACACCGTCGAGGACATGCTGCTCGAATTCGTCTCGCGCATGTCGGCCTCCGGCGCGCTGATGGGCAATTTCGACGCCACCGAACGCCTGCTCCAGCAATATCTGCCGCCGGAGCGGGTCAACGGCATCATGGACGAGATCCGCGGCCCTGCCGGCCGCAATATGTGGGAGAAGCTCTCCAACGTGCAGGAAGAGGTCCTCGCGAACTACCTCAAGAACGAATATCCGCAAACCATCGCGGTGGTGCTGTCGAAGCTGAAGCCGGAACACGCCGCGCGCGTGCTCGGCATCTTCCCTGAGGACCTTGCGCTCGACGTCGTCAACCGCATGCTGAAGATGGAAGCGGTTCAAAAGGAGGTCATCGAGAGCGTGGAGAAGACACTGCGCACCGAATTCATGTCCAATCTGTCCCAGACCCGCCGCCGCGACGCGCACGAGGTGATGGCTGAAATCTTCAACAATTTCGACCGCCAGACCGAAACCCGCTTCATCACCTCGCTGGAGGAGGACAACCGGGAATCGGCCGAGCGCATCAAGGCGCTGATGTTCACCTTCGACGACCTCGTCAAGCTGGATTCCGGATCGGCCCAGACCCTGATGCGCAACGTCGACAAGGACAAGCTAGGCGTCGCGCTCAAGAGCGCCAACGAGGACGTCCGCAACTTCTTCTTCGGCAACATGTCCTCGCGCGCGGCCAAGATGCTGCAGGACGACATGGCGGCGATGGGCCCGGTCCGCCTGCGCGACGTCGACGAGGCCCAGGCGCTTCTGGTCAACCTCGCCAAGGACCTCGCCGCCAAGGGCGAGATCATGCTGACCAAGAATCGCGCCGACGACGAACTGGTGTATTGATGGCCGCTCCGGCGAAATTCCTGTTCGATACCGACTTCGCGGCGCCCGAGCGGGCGACGCGCGAGAAGGCCGCGACCGCCGCCGAGATCGCCCAGAAGGTCGCGGAAGCCGAAGCGCGCGCCTATCAGGAAGGCTTTGCCGCAGGCCAGCACGAAGCCAAGGCCGAGAGCGACCGCCGCGTCGCGCTTGCCATGGAAGAGATCAATATCGCCGTCCGCGGCATCGCGGCCGGCATCGGCAGCATCGAAACCAAGATGGAAACCGAGGCGGTCGACGTCGCGGTGGCGGTCGCGCGCAAGCTGTGCGCCGATCTCGTTGCCGCCGAGCCGCTCGGCGAGATCGTCGCGCTGGTCAAGGACTGCTTCTCGCATCTGGTCGCGACGCCGCATCTCGTCGTCCGCATCAACGATGCGCTCTACGACGCCGCCCGCGAGAAGATCGAGCGGCTCGCCAAGCAGAGCGGCTTCGAGGGCCGGCTGGTGATCCTGGCCGAGCCGGAGATTGCCACCGGCGACTGCCGGATCGAATGGGCCGATGGCGGCGTCGTGCTGGAGCGCGGCGCCATCGCGGCCAAGATCGACGAAATGGTCGGACGCTACATCGCGTCCCGCAGGGGGAGTTAACCCATGAGCGACACCGACGGACAGGTCCCGCTGCCCGATCTCAACGGCCCGATGCCGCCTGCCGGCACGGATGTCGGCTACAACGAGGACGAATATGCAGCGCGCGCCGCCGCCGACCTCGAGGCCGTGTTCGACGTTCCCGTGCAGGTCTCGGCCGTGCTCGGCCGTTCCAAGATGGACGTCAGCGAGCTGCTGAAGCTCGGACCCGGCACCGTGCTCGAGCTCGACCGCCGCGTCGGCGAAGCCATCGACATCTACGTCAACAACAAGCTGGTCGCCCGCGGCGAAGTTGTCCTGGTCGAGGACAAGCTCGGCGTGACCATGACCGAAATCATCAAGACCGAACGCACGTGATAACGCGCGAAGGCGCGACCAGACGGACAGGAGACTGACATGCGGCTTCTCATCGTTGGCACATTGAAGGGCCAGCTCACCACCGCCACCAAGATCGCGATGGACAACGGCGCCACAGTGACCCACGCCGAGGATCACGACCAGGCGATGCGCGTGCTGCGCGGCGGCAAGGGTGCCGACCTGCTGCTGGTCGACGTCGCCCTCGACATCCGCGATCTCGTGATGCGGCTGGAGGCCGAGCACATCCACGCCCCGATCGTCGCCTGCGGCATCACCAACGACGCCCGCGCCGCGGTTGCCGCGATCCATGCCGGCGCCAAGGAATACATCCCGCTGCCGCCCGACCCCGAGCTGATCGCCGCGGTGCTGGCCGCCGTCGCCAACGATTCACGCGAGCTGATCTATCGCGACGAAGCCATGGCCAGGGTGATCAAGCTGGCGCAGCAGATCGCGGGCTCCGACGCCTCGGTGATGATCACCGGCGAGTCCGGCACCGGCAAGGAGGTGCTGGCCCGCTACGTCCACACCCGCTCGGCCCGCGCCAAGCGTCCCTTCATCTCGATCAACTGCGCCGCGATCCCCGAGCATCTCCTGGAATCCGAGCTGTTCGGCCACGAGAAGGGCGCCTTCACCGGCGCGGTCGCGCGCCGCATCGGCAAGTTCGAGGAGGCGACCGGCGGCACGCTGCTGCTCGACGAAATCTCCGAGATGGACGTCCGCCTGCAATCGAAATTGCTGCGCGCGATCCAGGAGCGCGTGATCGACCGCGTCGGGGGCACCAAGCCCGTGCCCGTCGACATCCGCATCATCGCGACCTCGAACCGCAATCTGGCGGAAGCCGTGCGCGAGGGCACGTTCCGCGAGGACCTGCTGTTCCGGCTCAACGTCGTGAACCTGAAGATCCCGCCGCTGCGCGAGCGCCCCGCCGACATCCTGGAGCTCGCCCAGCATTTCGTGAAGAAATACGCCGAGGCCAACGGCGTGCCGCTGCGCCCGATTTCGGCGGAAGCGCGCCGCGTGCTCTCGGCCAACCGCTGGCAGGGCAACGTCCGCGAGCTCGAAAACACCATGCACCGTTCGGTGCTGATGGCGCAGGGCGACGAGATCGGCGCCGACGCCATCATCACGCCCGACGGCGACCGTCTCGACCTCGCCAAGACGCCCCCCGCCGTCGCCCACGCAACCATGGCCGCCGAGCAGGTGACGCGCGCCCTGGTCGGCCGCACCGTGGCCGACGTCGAGCGCGACCTGATCCTGGAGACGCTGAAGCACTGCCTCGGCAACCGGACCCATGCCGCCAACATCCTCGGCATCTCGATCCGCACGCTGCGCAACAAGCTCAACGAATATTCCGACGGCGGCATCCCGATCCCGCCGGCGGGCACGCCCGGCGAATATCCGCGGGTGCCGATGATGGGGGCGTAAGCGCCTCACGCTGGTTGAGACAACGAATGCCCGGGCTGGTCCCGGGCATTTCTGTTGTGGAGCAAGCTGCCAACCTCGTCATTGAGAGCGCTCGTCGCATAACGGGATCGCGCCACGCGACTAGGACGCCCGGGAGCAAAGTCCTATAACCCCGCCTGAGAACCACGCGAGGAACCACATGTCTGAAGGTCAAATCACGGATTGGCTGGCATCGCAGCGGCAGGCGATGGTCGATCTGCTCCGCGATGTCGTGAACATCGATTCCGGCTCCTATGACAAGGACGGCGTCGATGCGGTCGGGGCGCGGTTCGAGAGGCATTTTGCCGAGCACGGCATTCCGTGCCGCCGCGAGGCCAACGCCACCTTCGGCGATGCGATCCATGCCGAGGTGGTAAAGCCCGGCAGCAACGAGAAGCCGGTGCTGTTGATGGGACATCGCGACACCGTGTTCGGCAAGGGCGAGGCCGGGCGCCGGCCGTTCACCATCAGGGATGGGCGCGCCTACGGGCCTGGCGTCGCCGACATGAAGTCCGGTCTCGTCATGAACGTGTTCGTCGCAACAGCCTTCCACAAATTCGGCGGCAACCCGCATCCGATCAAGCTGCTGATCACCTCCGACGAGGAGATCGGCTCGCCCTCCTCCCGGCCCGTGA from Bradyrhizobium sp. CCBAU 53351 includes the following:
- the fliF gene encoding flagellar basal-body MS-ring/collar protein FliF, whose protein sequence is MQGLADFLKSIGAARFAAMIAVTAALIGFFAFVIMRVTTPQMTTLFTDLSVEDSSGIIKDLERQGIQYEIRNEGSIIMVPKDKVARLRMKLAEGGLPKGGGVGYEVFDKSDALGTTSFVQNINHLRALEGELARTIRAIDRIQAARVHLVLPERPLFAREAPEPSASIVVRVRGSLEAQQIRAIRHLVASAVNGLKPQRVSIVDEAGQLLADGAAADPEQAVGDERRISFEKRMRKQVEEIVSSVVGSGRARVQLSADFDFNKVTQTSDKYDPEGRVLRSSQTREEQSMTADNNGQVTVNNELPGNQQNNGVAAKDQSKKTEETNNYEISRTTKTEVTEAGRVNRISVAVLVDGIYSKNDKGELAYQDRTKEQLDRIAALVRSAIGFDQKRGDQVEVVNLRFADAPSTAPIGEPGGLLGMLQFTKDDVMYFVELGVMMLLGLIVLFLVIRPLVKRILASDEMAAAISGVLAGPAASEEAAPASGQALLPSGAASAIDVATIQGQVHAQSVHRVGELAERNPNETVAIVRQWLSESAK
- the fliG gene encoding flagellar motor switch protein FliG, yielding MAAALQNANSNDITSVISTLGQRANTRAKDGKPAEQLSGPKRAAILMLALGEQYGGKIWGLLDDDEVRQLSLEMSTLGTVEVDTVEDMLLEFVSRMSASGALMGNFDATERLLQQYLPPERVNGIMDEIRGPAGRNMWEKLSNVQEEVLANYLKNEYPQTIAVVLSKLKPEHAARVLGIFPEDLALDVVNRMLKMEAVQKEVIESVEKTLRTEFMSNLSQTRRRDAHEVMAEIFNNFDRQTETRFITSLEEDNRESAERIKALMFTFDDLVKLDSGSAQTLMRNVDKDKLGVALKSANEDVRNFFFGNMSSRAAKMLQDDMAAMGPVRLRDVDEAQALLVNLAKDLAAKGEIMLTKNRADDELVY
- a CDS encoding FliH/SctL family protein, translating into MAAPAKFLFDTDFAAPERATREKAATAAEIAQKVAEAEARAYQEGFAAGQHEAKAESDRRVALAMEEINIAVRGIAAGIGSIETKMETEAVDVAVAVARKLCADLVAAEPLGEIVALVKDCFSHLVATPHLVVRINDALYDAAREKIERLAKQSGFEGRLVILAEPEIATGDCRIEWADGGVVLERGAIAAKIDEMVGRYIASRRGS
- the fliN gene encoding flagellar motor switch protein FliN gives rise to the protein MSDTDGQVPLPDLNGPMPPAGTDVGYNEDEYAARAAADLEAVFDVPVQVSAVLGRSKMDVSELLKLGPGTVLELDRRVGEAIDIYVNNKLVARGEVVLVEDKLGVTMTEIIKTERT
- a CDS encoding sigma-54-dependent Fis family transcriptional regulator — encoded protein: MRLLIVGTLKGQLTTATKIAMDNGATVTHAEDHDQAMRVLRGGKGADLLLVDVALDIRDLVMRLEAEHIHAPIVACGITNDARAAVAAIHAGAKEYIPLPPDPELIAAVLAAVANDSRELIYRDEAMARVIKLAQQIAGSDASVMITGESGTGKEVLARYVHTRSARAKRPFISINCAAIPEHLLESELFGHEKGAFTGAVARRIGKFEEATGGTLLLDEISEMDVRLQSKLLRAIQERVIDRVGGTKPVPVDIRIIATSNRNLAEAVREGTFREDLLFRLNVVNLKIPPLRERPADILELAQHFVKKYAEANGVPLRPISAEARRVLSANRWQGNVRELENTMHRSVLMAQGDEIGADAIITPDGDRLDLAKTPPAVAHATMAAEQVTRALVGRTVADVERDLILETLKHCLGNRTHAANILGISIRTLRNKLNEYSDGGIPIPPAGTPGEYPRVPMMGA